The following proteins come from a genomic window of Methylorubrum populi:
- a CDS encoding glutathione S-transferase family protein, which produces MGLLVEGEWHDKGYDTSKSGGRFERSAAAFRNWVTPDGAPGPSGEGGFEGEAGRYHLIVALACPWAHRTLIVRRLKGLEEAISVSVVSPYMREEGWVFQAEEEGGVPGSTADPLFGAKRLYEIYVRAKPDYSGRVTVPVLWDKRRGTIVSNESAEIIRMLNGAFGASGPDLYPEALRGEIDAINGRVYDRVNNGVYKAGFATTQEAYEDAFTALFAELDALEDRLDRQRYLCGSALTEADIRLFTTLVRFDAVYVGHFKCNRRRIADYPNLSNYLRDLYALPGVAETVNLDQIKRHYYGSHPGINPTGIVPLGPELDFDAPNDRALRFAG; this is translated from the coding sequence ATGGGGTTGCTGGTCGAGGGCGAGTGGCACGACAAGGGCTACGACACCTCCAAATCCGGCGGGCGCTTCGAGCGCTCGGCCGCCGCCTTCCGCAACTGGGTGACGCCCGACGGTGCGCCCGGCCCCTCGGGCGAGGGCGGGTTCGAGGGCGAGGCGGGGCGCTATCACCTCATCGTCGCGCTCGCCTGCCCCTGGGCCCACCGCACCCTGATCGTGCGCCGGCTGAAAGGTCTGGAGGAGGCGATCTCGGTCTCGGTGGTCTCGCCGTACATGCGAGAGGAGGGCTGGGTCTTTCAGGCCGAGGAGGAGGGCGGCGTGCCGGGCTCGACCGCCGATCCGCTGTTCGGCGCCAAGCGGCTCTACGAGATCTATGTCCGCGCCAAGCCGGACTATTCCGGACGCGTCACCGTGCCGGTGCTGTGGGACAAGCGGCGCGGGACCATCGTCTCGAACGAATCGGCCGAGATCATCCGGATGCTGAACGGCGCCTTCGGCGCGTCCGGGCCGGACCTCTACCCGGAGGCCCTTCGCGGCGAGATCGATGCGATCAACGGGCGCGTCTACGACCGGGTCAACAACGGGGTCTACAAGGCGGGCTTCGCCACTACGCAAGAGGCCTACGAGGACGCCTTCACCGCCCTGTTCGCCGAACTCGACGCGCTCGAAGACCGGCTCGACCGGCAGCGCTACCTCTGCGGATCGGCGCTGACCGAGGCCGACATCCGCCTGTTCACCACCCTGGTGCGGTTCGATGCGGTCTATGTCGGGCACTTCAAGTGCAACCGGCGGCGGATCGCCGACTACCCCAATCTGTCGAACTATCTGCGTGACCTCTACGCCCTGCCGGGCGTGGCGGAGACGGTGAACCTCGACCAGATCAAGCGCCACTATTACGGCAGTCATCCGGGCATCAACCCGACGGGAATCGTGCCGCTCGGTCCCGAACTCGACTTCGATGCGCCCAACGATCGCGCCCTGCGCTTTGCCGGTTGA
- a CDS encoding PAS domain-containing protein, whose amino-acid sequence MKHPTSRQLHAYWDRLRGERAAPERGEIEPGEIRNLLADSFILETDPARRTSAVRLAGTRLCALFGRELRGTAFVDLWADRALPFTDPWQLIETVACDTVGVVAGLTGATVRDETLDLELLLLPLRHRGKTQARILGSLSPHCIPPWLGTRPILRLETVSLRVLETLVPEPAAMRTFVDALPEPANDARPVRFGHLLVHEGGRGNA is encoded by the coding sequence ATGAAGCATCCGACAAGCCGTCAGCTTCACGCCTACTGGGACCGGCTGCGCGGAGAGCGGGCCGCGCCGGAGCGGGGCGAGATCGAGCCCGGAGAGATCCGTAACCTGCTCGCCGACAGCTTCATCCTGGAAACCGATCCGGCGCGACGCACGAGCGCGGTGCGCCTCGCCGGAACCCGCCTGTGCGCCCTGTTCGGGCGCGAATTACGGGGCACCGCCTTCGTCGACCTGTGGGCCGACCGGGCGCTCCCCTTCACCGACCCCTGGCAACTCATCGAGACCGTCGCCTGCGATACGGTGGGCGTCGTCGCGGGACTGACCGGCGCCACCGTCCGGGACGAGACCCTCGACCTCGAATTGCTGCTCTTGCCGCTGCGCCACCGGGGAAAGACGCAGGCGCGCATTCTCGGCTCCTTGAGCCCACATTGCATTCCGCCGTGGCTCGGCACCCGGCCGATCCTGCGCCTCGAAACCGTCTCCCTGCGGGTGCTCGAGACGCTCGTGCCCGAGCCGGCGGCGATGCGGACCTTCGTGGACGCGCTGCCCGAGCCGGCCAACGATGCCCGCCCCGTCCGGTTCGGCCACCTGCTGGTTCACGAAGGCGGGCGCGGCAACGCCTGA
- a CDS encoding PilZ domain-containing protein encodes MTELSRAGTATSLPDFAAEQRRHQRVRATLLGRYMLADRREYPCQTVDMSPGGIRLTCAVIGALGERVVLYLEQIGRLEGVIVRHPPRGFAMRINATPRKRDKIASQLMWLANRESLGLPEGRTNERLVPNQPGVTLRLESGRFIAARIIDISMSGVALATASAPPIGTHIMVGSTPGRVVRYFEGGIGAQFMLPISPDRFHEGITL; translated from the coding sequence ATGACCGAGCTTTCCCGAGCCGGGACGGCCACCTCTCTGCCGGATTTCGCCGCCGAACAGCGGCGGCACCAGCGGGTGCGCGCGACTCTGCTCGGCCGCTACATGCTGGCCGACCGGCGGGAATATCCCTGCCAGACCGTGGATATGTCCCCGGGCGGCATCCGCCTGACCTGCGCCGTGATCGGGGCGCTCGGCGAGCGCGTGGTGCTGTATCTCGAACAAATCGGCCGGCTGGAAGGGGTGATCGTACGCCATCCGCCGCGGGGCTTCGCGATGCGGATCAACGCGACACCGCGCAAGCGTGACAAGATCGCCTCCCAGCTGATGTGGCTTGCCAACCGTGAGAGCCTCGGCCTGCCGGAGGGCCGGACCAACGAGCGGCTCGTGCCAAACCAGCCCGGCGTGACCCTGCGCCTGGAGAGCGGCCGGTTCATTGCGGCCCGGATCATCGACATCTCGATGTCCGGCGTGGCGCTGGCGACCGCCTCCGCTCCGCCGATCGGCACGCACATCATGGTCGGCTCCACCCCCGGGCGGGTGGTGCGCTACTTCGAGGGCGGCATCGGCGCCCAGTTCATGCTGCCGATCTCCCCCGACCGCTTTCACGAGGGCATCACGCTCTGA
- a CDS encoding NADH:flavin oxidoreductase/NADH oxidase: MSARLFEPLRLDDLELENRIIIAPMCQYSALAGAATDWHLMHLGQLAQSGAGLLTLEATAVSPEARISPGDLGLYDDATERALARVLDAVRGYAPIPVAIQINHAGPKASSRAPWEGGAQIAPQAADGWLTEAPSAIPHAQGEVPPHALDAEGLKRVRDGFVATARRAMRLGIDAVELHGAHGYLLHQFLSPLSNRRDDQYGGSLENRMRFPLECFEAVREAVPAGKPVWMRVSATDWVEEGWDLDQTLELARALKSRGAAAIHVSTGGLSTAQKIPVGPGYQVPFAERIKAETGLTTIAVGLITEARQAESILAEGKADAVSLARAMLYDPRWPWHAAAELGAQVRAPKQYWRSQPHQYKDLFKSAAFGQR, from the coding sequence ATGTCCGCCCGCCTGTTCGAGCCCCTGCGCCTGGACGACCTGGAGCTCGAAAACCGCATCATCATCGCGCCGATGTGTCAGTACTCGGCGCTGGCCGGCGCGGCGACCGACTGGCACCTGATGCATCTCGGCCAGCTCGCGCAGTCGGGCGCCGGCCTCCTCACCCTGGAGGCGACGGCGGTCTCGCCGGAGGCGCGGATCTCACCGGGCGACCTCGGCCTCTACGACGATGCCACCGAGCGGGCGCTGGCCCGCGTGCTCGACGCGGTGCGCGGCTACGCGCCGATCCCGGTGGCGATCCAGATCAACCATGCCGGCCCCAAGGCGTCGAGCCGTGCCCCCTGGGAGGGCGGCGCGCAGATCGCTCCGCAAGCCGCCGACGGCTGGCTCACCGAGGCACCCTCGGCGATTCCCCATGCGCAGGGCGAGGTGCCGCCGCACGCCCTCGACGCGGAGGGCCTGAAGCGGGTGCGCGACGGCTTCGTCGCCACGGCGCGGCGCGCCATGCGCCTCGGCATCGATGCGGTCGAGCTGCACGGCGCCCACGGCTATCTGCTGCACCAGTTCCTGTCGCCGCTCTCCAACCGCCGAGACGACCAGTACGGCGGCAGCCTGGAGAACCGCATGCGGTTCCCGCTCGAATGCTTCGAGGCGGTGCGCGAGGCCGTGCCGGCGGGCAAGCCGGTCTGGATGCGCGTCTCGGCGACAGACTGGGTCGAGGAGGGCTGGGACCTCGACCAGACGCTGGAACTCGCCCGCGCCCTCAAGAGCCGGGGCGCGGCGGCCATCCACGTCTCCACCGGCGGCCTGTCGACAGCGCAGAAGATCCCCGTGGGGCCCGGCTATCAGGTGCCCTTCGCCGAGCGGATCAAGGCGGAGACCGGGCTCACCACCATCGCCGTCGGCCTCATCACCGAGGCGCGGCAGGCCGAAAGCATTCTTGCCGAGGGCAAGGCCGATGCGGTCTCGCTCGCCCGCGCAATGCTCTACGATCCCCGCTGGCCCTGGCACGCCGCGGCCGAACTCGGGGCGCAGGTGCGGGCGCCGAAGCAGTACTGGCGCAGTCAGCCGCACCAGTACAAGGACCTGTTCAAGAGTGCCGCCTTCGGGCAGCGGTAA
- a CDS encoding thioredoxin family protein, whose amino-acid sequence MLEANAAAGAPADGLIKDTTTAGFRQDVIAESMNQPVIVDFWAPWCSPCKQLTPVLEKVVRASSGRVKLAKLNIDEHPGVWQQIGQQLGLQSIPAVIAIDRGRPVDAFMGAVPESEVRAFVDRLAGPSEIDQVLEEAAAVASAGDLASASELYAAVLREEPENLKAIAGLAKTQLELGETENARQVLAMVPPAKADDPLLAGVRAALELADQAESLGDLAGLQKRIEADGNDFQARFDLALGLNAAGKRDEAVDQLVAIARADRNWNEDAARKQLLQFFEAWGLMDPAAIRGRRQLSTLLFS is encoded by the coding sequence ATGCTCGAAGCCAACGCCGCCGCCGGCGCTCCCGCCGACGGCCTCATCAAGGACACCACCACGGCGGGCTTCCGGCAGGACGTCATCGCCGAATCGATGAACCAGCCGGTGATCGTCGATTTCTGGGCGCCCTGGTGCAGTCCGTGCAAGCAGCTCACGCCGGTTCTCGAGAAGGTGGTGCGTGCGTCGAGCGGGCGGGTGAAGCTCGCCAAGCTCAACATCGACGAGCATCCCGGCGTCTGGCAGCAGATCGGCCAGCAGCTCGGCCTGCAATCGATCCCCGCCGTGATCGCGATCGACCGCGGCCGCCCGGTGGACGCCTTCATGGGCGCCGTGCCGGAATCCGAGGTGCGCGCCTTCGTCGACCGGCTCGCCGGCCCCTCCGAGATTGATCAGGTGCTCGAGGAGGCCGCCGCGGTCGCCTCGGCCGGCGATCTCGCCTCGGCCTCCGAGCTCTACGCCGCGGTGCTGCGCGAGGAGCCGGAGAACCTCAAGGCCATCGCGGGTCTGGCCAAGACACAGCTCGAACTCGGCGAGACCGAGAACGCTCGCCAAGTGCTCGCCATGGTGCCGCCGGCCAAGGCCGACGACCCGTTGCTCGCGGGCGTGCGCGCGGCGCTCGAACTCGCCGATCAGGCCGAGAGCCTGGGCGACCTCGCGGGCCTGCAGAAGCGAATCGAAGCCGACGGAAACGATTTCCAGGCGCGGTTCGACCTCGCCCTCGGTCTCAACGCCGCCGGCAAGCGCGACGAGGCGGTCGACCAACTCGTCGCCATCGCCCGGGCCGATCGGAACTGGAACGAGGACGCGGCGCGCAAGCAGCTGCTTCAGTTCTTCGAGGCCTGGGGGCTGATGGACCCGGCTGCGATCCGCGGACGCCGCCAACTCTCGACGCTGCTGTTCTCGTGA
- a CDS encoding rhomboid family intramembrane serine protease → MDASPDLPRQGRVPVFNLPGIVTASIAVLAAIHVVRSVVPDETDLSVLLDLAFIPARWTAAFDPNSAADIIRAAGEGATGPEMASARQEFARYLVADPSAMPWTGVTYALLHGSWVHLIFNAVWLAVFGTPVARRYGALRYGLLALAGIVAGALVHLLVDPYSLMPLVGASAGISALMAAAARFVFQPPPPFAAGAPWQLPPRPRLQTIPELLRNRPAVLFLAVWFVTNLLFGVLALPLGGSEGPIAWDAHLGGFAAGFFLLPLMERGSAGRRG, encoded by the coding sequence ATGGATGCCTCCCCCGATCTGCCGCGCCAGGGCCGCGTGCCCGTCTTCAACCTGCCGGGAATCGTCACCGCCTCGATCGCGGTGCTAGCCGCGATCCACGTCGTCCGCAGCGTCGTGCCGGACGAGACCGACCTGTCGGTGCTGCTCGACCTCGCCTTCATACCGGCCCGATGGACCGCCGCCTTCGATCCCAACTCCGCGGCCGACATCATCCGGGCGGCGGGGGAGGGCGCGACCGGACCCGAAATGGCCTCGGCACGGCAGGAATTCGCCCGCTACCTCGTCGCCGACCCGTCGGCGATGCCCTGGACCGGCGTGACCTACGCCCTGCTGCACGGCTCCTGGGTGCATCTGATCTTCAACGCGGTGTGGCTCGCCGTCTTCGGCACCCCGGTCGCGCGCCGCTACGGCGCCCTGCGCTACGGGCTGCTGGCGCTCGCGGGAATCGTGGCGGGCGCCCTCGTCCACCTCCTCGTCGACCCCTACAGCCTGATGCCGCTCGTCGGCGCCTCGGCCGGCATCTCGGCCCTGATGGCGGCGGCGGCCCGCTTCGTGTTCCAGCCTCCGCCGCCCTTCGCGGCAGGGGCGCCCTGGCAGCTGCCGCCGCGGCCGCGGCTTCAGACCATTCCCGAATTGCTGCGCAACCGGCCGGCGGTTCTGTTCCTTGCGGTCTGGTTCGTCACCAACCTGCTGTTCGGCGTCCTCGCCCTGCCGCTCGGAGGCAGCGAGGGGCCGATCGCCTGGGACGCGCATCTCGGCGGCTTCGCCGCGGGCTTCTTCCTGCTGCCGCTGATGGAGCGGGGCAGCGCCGGGCGGCGCGGGTAG
- a CDS encoding transglutaminase-like cysteine peptidase: MRTTGTGHLKTGLQIGLLMLTVCVSLLGASARAQTAAQSASQMAALPAPGAGLTAGAEARPILAWTEFCQSYPAECAFDRAEPARIALTPAIWSTIVSINRRVNRSIDPVTDQEHWGRPDRWDLAEDGRGDCEDFQLLKRKMLAAAGLPRRAMRMTVVIDEKGEGHAVLTLITDRGDYILDNKTNAVLTWAQTGYVFIKREGQDALAWVSLGGASSPVTTANR; this comes from the coding sequence ATGCGCACCACCGGAACGGGTCATCTCAAGACGGGGCTCCAGATCGGGCTTCTGATGCTGACCGTCTGCGTCAGCCTTCTCGGCGCAAGCGCCCGGGCTCAGACGGCTGCCCAGAGCGCATCCCAGATGGCCGCGCTGCCCGCACCGGGCGCGGGGCTGACCGCGGGAGCCGAGGCCCGGCCGATCCTGGCCTGGACCGAGTTCTGCCAGTCCTATCCGGCGGAATGCGCCTTCGATCGGGCCGAGCCCGCCCGGATCGCGCTGACCCCGGCGATCTGGTCGACGATCGTCTCGATCAACCGTCGGGTGAACCGGTCGATCGACCCCGTCACCGATCAGGAGCATTGGGGCCGGCCCGACCGCTGGGATCTCGCCGAGGACGGACGGGGTGATTGCGAGGACTTCCAGCTCCTGAAGCGCAAGATGCTGGCCGCGGCGGGCCTGCCGCGCCGGGCGATGCGGATGACCGTGGTGATCGACGAGAAGGGCGAGGGCCACGCCGTTCTCACCCTCATCACCGACCGTGGCGACTACATCCTCGACAACAAGACCAACGCGGTGCTGACCTGGGCCCAGACCGGCTACGTGTTCATCAAGCGCGAGGGGCAGGACGCCCTGGCATGGGTTTCGCTGGGCGGAGCCAGCTCGCCCGTCACCACGGCGAACCGCTGA
- a CDS encoding transglutaminase-like cysteine peptidase: MRYAVLRGVGSGSAFPSADVRRRLGRVAHLSLVGATLLLGGAAAPIQPSQARSAAGLPEAGTVADPGAPARPVAAWNDFCARYPAECTVDPGEPALVTLTPAIWHTLTTVNRRVNARIKPITDMAHWGVVDRWDFPDDGFGDCEDIQLLKRRMLVERRLPRRALRMTVVIDEIGEGHAVLMVRTDRGDLILDNKTNAVLPWQRTGYSFVKREGQDGKAWVSLNNDASPATTANR; encoded by the coding sequence ATGCGGTACGCGGTGCTTCGGGGCGTCGGCAGTGGATCGGCGTTCCCCAGCGCGGACGTGAGACGGCGCCTCGGCCGGGTCGCCCATCTGTCCCTCGTCGGCGCGACCCTGCTGCTCGGCGGTGCCGCGGCGCCGATCCAGCCGAGCCAGGCGCGCAGCGCCGCCGGCCTGCCCGAGGCCGGCACCGTCGCCGATCCCGGTGCCCCGGCCCGGCCCGTCGCCGCCTGGAACGATTTCTGCGCCCGCTACCCGGCCGAATGCACGGTCGATCCCGGAGAGCCGGCCCTCGTCACCCTGACGCCCGCGATCTGGCACACGCTCACCACCGTGAATCGCCGGGTCAACGCCCGGATCAAGCCGATCACCGACATGGCCCATTGGGGCGTCGTCGACCGGTGGGACTTCCCCGATGACGGCTTCGGCGACTGCGAGGACATCCAGCTCCTCAAGCGCCGCATGCTGGTGGAGCGGCGCCTGCCCCGCCGGGCGCTGCGCATGACGGTGGTGATCGACGAGATCGGCGAGGGTCACGCGGTGCTGATGGTGCGCACCGACCGGGGCGACCTGATCCTCGACAACAAGACCAACGCCGTGCTGCCCTGGCAGCGCACCGGCTACAGCTTCGTCAAGCGCGAGGGGCAGGACGGCAAGGCCTGGGTCAGCCTCAACAACGACGCCTCGCCCGCCACCACGGCCAACCGCTGA
- a CDS encoding LON peptidase substrate-binding domain-containing protein: MSPQPSCKSPAECPAIIPVFPLPGALLLPRGQMPLNIFEPRYLAMVDDALRSERIIGMIQPDAEGGSSPLSPRLYRVGCAGRISQFAETGDGRYLISLTGISRFRVESELAVTTAYRRCQVSYDGFSQDFEARAGEEAVDREGVLRALRNFIEANELQVDWAGIEEAPNEALVNALCMMSPFGVREKQAMLEAPDLKTRAEVLIAVTEMELVRASGAEPTLQ; encoded by the coding sequence ATGAGCCCGCAGCCGAGCTGCAAGTCGCCGGCGGAGTGCCCCGCCATCATTCCGGTCTTCCCGCTGCCCGGCGCGTTGCTGCTGCCGCGGGGGCAGATGCCGCTCAACATCTTCGAGCCGCGCTACCTCGCCATGGTGGACGATGCGCTGCGCTCCGAGCGGATCATCGGCATGATTCAGCCGGACGCCGAAGGCGGCAGCTCGCCGCTCAGCCCCCGGCTCTACCGGGTCGGCTGCGCCGGACGGATCAGCCAGTTCGCCGAGACCGGCGACGGGCGCTACCTGATCTCGCTCACCGGCATCAGCCGCTTCCGGGTCGAGAGCGAGCTCGCCGTCACCACCGCCTACCGCCGCTGCCAAGTCTCCTACGACGGCTTCTCCCAGGATTTCGAGGCGCGAGCCGGCGAGGAGGCCGTCGACCGCGAGGGCGTGCTGCGGGCCCTGCGCAACTTCATCGAGGCCAACGAGCTTCAGGTCGATTGGGCCGGTATCGAGGAGGCGCCGAACGAGGCGCTCGTCAACGCGCTGTGCATGATGAGCCCGTTCGGGGTGCGCGAGAAGCAGGCGATGCTGGAAGCGCCCGATCTCAAGACGCGGGCCGAGGTGCTGATCGCCGTGACCGAGATGGAGCTGGTTCGCGCCAGCGGCGCGGAACCGACGCTGCAATGA
- a CDS encoding Tim44 domain-containing protein has protein sequence MASSPAPRRRVVTLLALAASLALAAPAVDARPGGGSGMGSRGSKTFSAPPSTATSPGAMSPIQRSQTSPSPGFNNPGMAAQNRGSRFGGGFLGGMLGAGLIGALLGAGLSGGLGGIGSFIGLIFQIGLIALLVMFVVRFFRRRQEGNQPAMAGNAPHARSGLPPQGGLQGGVNAGMNPMGGSSSGGARLQPVQVQPDDFQAFERSLQEIQGAYGREDVAALRRLATPEMVGYFEEDLRANAARGVVNRISDVKLLQGDLSEAWREGPVEFATVAMRFSLRDEVFERATNRHVENGPQEAKEFWTFVREPGGPWLLSAIQQGR, from the coding sequence ATGGCTTCCTCCCCCGCGCCCCGCCGGCGCGTCGTGACCCTGCTCGCGCTCGCGGCTTCGCTCGCCCTGGCGGCGCCCGCCGTCGATGCACGGCCGGGCGGCGGCAGCGGCATGGGCTCGCGCGGCTCGAAGACCTTCAGCGCGCCGCCCTCCACCGCGACTTCGCCGGGCGCGATGAGCCCGATCCAGCGCTCCCAGACGAGCCCGAGCCCCGGCTTCAACAATCCCGGCATGGCGGCGCAGAACCGCGGCTCGCGCTTCGGCGGAGGCTTCCTCGGCGGCATGCTCGGCGCGGGCCTGATCGGTGCCCTGCTCGGCGCCGGCCTGTCCGGCGGCCTTGGCGGCATCGGCTCATTCATCGGCCTGATCTTCCAGATCGGCCTGATCGCGCTCTTGGTGATGTTCGTCGTGCGCTTCTTCCGCCGCCGCCAGGAGGGCAACCAGCCCGCCATGGCCGGCAATGCGCCCCATGCCCGCTCCGGTCTGCCGCCGCAGGGCGGCCTCCAGGGTGGCGTGAACGCGGGCATGAACCCGATGGGTGGCAGCTCCAGCGGCGGCGCACGGCTGCAGCCGGTGCAGGTCCAGCCGGACGACTTCCAGGCCTTCGAGCGCTCGCTCCAAGAGATCCAGGGCGCCTATGGCCGCGAGGATGTCGCCGCCCTTCGCCGTCTCGCGACGCCGGAGATGGTCGGCTACTTCGAGGAGGATCTGCGCGCCAACGCCGCCCGCGGCGTGGTCAACCGGATCTCGGACGTGAAGCTGCTTCAGGGCGACTTGTCCGAGGCTTGGCGCGAGGGTCCGGTCGAGTTCGCCACCGTCGCCATGCGCTTCTCGCTGCGTGACGAAGTGTTCGAGCGCGCCACCAACCGCCATGTCGAGAACGGCCCGCAGGAGGCCAAGGAGTTCTGGACCTTCGTGCGCGAGCCCGGCGGCCCCTGGCTGCTCTCGGCGATCCAGCAGGGCCGCTAA
- a CDS encoding ATP-binding protein, whose amino-acid sequence MTAEAAPSTTPDPAAEPDHLTLAMPLAMLPLPALVLEQGAAGPVIRSVNSALLVLTGLGETELVGQAIEALACRHGDHAGWGPVREALARGEAGRFELLFARGGGASFWGEIHLAVLPGAGDAPRFLGQIIDVTRRRDAEDALALSRQREALGLLTNSVAHEFNNFLQILIGYIDGLKRRLGDRPEPFIQRAITRSTEASERAAILTRQLLAHSRRIAPDLRPVDLGAAVRAGIDRLRPSLPPGIDLDLTIPDDLPPALCNPIQLELALGHILANACEAMAGRGCVRVALFAIEPGDRSLQRPEAGAVGLTVSDSGHGLSPEMLSRALAPFATTRESGRGAGLAIVHGLMKRQNGTISIESRPGEGATVRLVFPAAR is encoded by the coding sequence ATGACCGCCGAGGCCGCCCCCTCCACCACGCCGGATCCTGCGGCGGAGCCCGATCATCTCACGCTCGCGATGCCTCTCGCGATGCTGCCCTTGCCCGCACTCGTTCTGGAGCAGGGAGCGGCCGGTCCGGTGATCAGATCCGTCAACTCCGCCCTGCTGGTGCTGACGGGGCTCGGCGAGACCGAGCTCGTCGGGCAGGCGATCGAAGCGCTCGCCTGCCGTCACGGCGATCACGCCGGCTGGGGGCCCGTGCGCGAGGCGCTGGCCCGCGGCGAAGCGGGACGCTTCGAACTGCTGTTCGCCCGCGGCGGCGGCGCCTCGTTCTGGGGCGAGATCCATCTCGCCGTCCTGCCCGGCGCCGGCGACGCCCCCCGCTTCCTCGGTCAGATCATCGACGTGACGCGCCGGCGGGACGCGGAGGACGCCCTCGCCCTGTCGCGGCAGCGCGAGGCGCTCGGTCTCCTGACCAACAGCGTCGCGCACGAGTTCAACAACTTCCTGCAGATCCTGATCGGCTACATCGACGGGCTGAAGCGGCGTCTCGGCGACCGGCCCGAGCCCTTCATCCAGAGGGCGATCACGCGCTCCACCGAGGCCTCCGAACGGGCCGCCATTCTGACCCGCCAGCTCCTCGCCCATTCCCGGCGGATCGCCCCCGACCTGCGGCCCGTCGATCTCGGCGCGGCGGTGCGGGCGGGTATCGACCGGCTCCGCCCGAGCCTGCCGCCGGGCATCGATCTCGATCTGACGATTCCCGACGATCTGCCGCCGGCCCTGTGCAACCCGATCCAGCTCGAACTGGCGCTCGGCCACATCCTCGCCAATGCCTGCGAGGCGATGGCCGGGCGGGGCTGCGTCCGCGTGGCGCTGTTCGCGATCGAGCCCGGCGACCGCTCGCTGCAGCGCCCCGAGGCCGGAGCCGTCGGTCTCACGGTGTCGGATAGCGGGCACGGGCTGTCGCCCGAGATGCTGTCCCGGGCCCTCGCCCCCTTCGCCACGACCCGCGAATCCGGACGGGGCGCGGGGCTCGCCATCGTCCACGGCTTGATGAAACGCCAGAACGGCACGATCTCGATCGAGAGCCGGCCCGGCGAGGGCGCGACCGTGCGGCTCGTCTTCCCCGCCGCGCGCTGA
- a CDS encoding Trm112 family protein, which produces MADTSAPPVEATRVDPRLLELLVCPLTKEPLEYDAAREELISRSAKLAYPIRDGIPIMLPEEARSLTE; this is translated from the coding sequence ATGGCCGACACCTCTGCCCCGCCCGTCGAAGCGACCCGAGTCGATCCCCGCCTGCTTGAACTCCTCGTCTGCCCGCTGACCAAGGAGCCGCTGGAATACGACGCCGCCCGTGAGGAGCTGATCAGCCGCTCCGCCAAGCTCGCCTACCCGATCCGCGACGGCATCCCGATCATGCTGCCGGAAGAGGCGCGTTCTCTCACGGAATGA